A single Cannabis sativa cultivar Pink pepper isolate KNU-18-1 chromosome 7, ASM2916894v1, whole genome shotgun sequence DNA region contains:
- the LOC115698299 gene encoding uncharacterized protein LOC115698299 isoform X1 — protein sequence MPVRVVDTSAPSQISEGANSGQTAPQACTLLSVGQVYLLNFVSISKHVRQFFLLTFSGTQNVSGLQKDEAWRVNVCIQGCDLEHGYLCGTMEALNVPMADTPVVTFWEGEIVDTKNYTFFTGKWEATPEDDIRHWTKFSSFNPLLSQVEVDGGKSLDLSNYPYIFMRWKEQYFVNVGTDCGLTIAGFYYVCFSCSDGSINGFYYDPNSSPFQKLELKSTNEGRSGFSFSSYELR from the exons ATGCCGGTAAGAGTGGTGGATACCTCCGCCCCTTCTCAGATTTCTG AAGGTGCAAATTCTGGGCAAACGGCACCACAAGCTTGTACCCTTTTAAGTGTTGGACAGGTTTATCTTCTTAACTTCGTCTCTATCTCCAAACATGTTCGACAGTTTTTTCTGTTG aCCTTCTCGGGTACTCAGAATGTTTCTGGTTTGCAAAAAGATGAAGCATGGAGGGTAAATGTTTGTATACAAGGATGTGACCTTGAACATGGTTATCTATGCGGTACCATGGAAGCTCTTAATGTTCCCATGGCCGATACACCa GTTGTAACCTTTTGGGAAGGAGAAATTGTTGATACCAAGAATTATACTTTCTTCACTGGCAAATGGGAAGCAAc ACCAGAGGATGATATAAGGCACTGGACCAAGTTTTCTTCTTTTAATCCTTTACTT AGCCAAGTGGAGGTTGATGGAGGCAAATCTTTGGACTTGAGTAACTATCCATACATATTTATG AGATGGAAAGAACAGTACTTTGTCAATGTTGGGACAGACTGTGGGTTAACTATAGCTGGCTTTTACTATGTTTGCTTTTCTTGTAGTGATGGCTCCATTAATGGATTCTACTATGATCCTAATAGCAg CCCATTCCAGAAGTTGGAGCTGAAATCTACTAATGAGGGAAGATCAGGTTTCAGTTTCTCTTCATACGAGTTACGATAG
- the LOC115698299 gene encoding uncharacterized protein LOC115698299 isoform X2, with the protein MPVRVVDTSAPSQISEGANSGQTAPQACTLLSVGQTFSGTQNVSGLQKDEAWRVNVCIQGCDLEHGYLCGTMEALNVPMADTPVVTFWEGEIVDTKNYTFFTGKWEATPEDDIRHWTKFSSFNPLLSQVEVDGGKSLDLSNYPYIFMRWKEQYFVNVGTDCGLTIAGFYYVCFSCSDGSINGFYYDPNSSPFQKLELKSTNEGRSGFSFSSYELR; encoded by the exons ATGCCGGTAAGAGTGGTGGATACCTCCGCCCCTTCTCAGATTTCTG AAGGTGCAAATTCTGGGCAAACGGCACCACAAGCTTGTACCCTTTTAAGTGTTGGACAG aCCTTCTCGGGTACTCAGAATGTTTCTGGTTTGCAAAAAGATGAAGCATGGAGGGTAAATGTTTGTATACAAGGATGTGACCTTGAACATGGTTATCTATGCGGTACCATGGAAGCTCTTAATGTTCCCATGGCCGATACACCa GTTGTAACCTTTTGGGAAGGAGAAATTGTTGATACCAAGAATTATACTTTCTTCACTGGCAAATGGGAAGCAAc ACCAGAGGATGATATAAGGCACTGGACCAAGTTTTCTTCTTTTAATCCTTTACTT AGCCAAGTGGAGGTTGATGGAGGCAAATCTTTGGACTTGAGTAACTATCCATACATATTTATG AGATGGAAAGAACAGTACTTTGTCAATGTTGGGACAGACTGTGGGTTAACTATAGCTGGCTTTTACTATGTTTGCTTTTCTTGTAGTGATGGCTCCATTAATGGATTCTACTATGATCCTAATAGCAg CCCATTCCAGAAGTTGGAGCTGAAATCTACTAATGAGGGAAGATCAGGTTTCAGTTTCTCTTCATACGAGTTACGATAG
- the LOC133029163 gene encoding putative cyclin-D7-1, with the protein MDHINLFCDEVWPSSPTASRNDDEDDNISVQMTENIITRKRSCTSFDEISSHDDEDDVNNNGDNDQFRHMSKEDIELAFNICLEKENTYLPKPNYLQYLYYNNLIVARFRTIQWFIKCRSRFNLSFGTVFHATNYLDRFISMNQNSINNITEWKYWMIELLSIACFSIASKFIDTNPPMLHQINQMEDMEHSFEASAIQRMELKVLETLDWRLACTSTHSYLQLFIHQPHLQQHIIIIPKINHFLLRAISDTKLVEFRPSVVAASAIWFCLDRFLSTSSLNIDHYSLLTRFFHQHQKDDIIRCHNMMEKLWSSSNDGDYYYYNYNYNGCPSSPTTVLLKDRNSIRDDHEISPFLKCYDSPNRPRKKLRTCCDQEKILL; encoded by the exons atggatCACATCAATTTGTTTTGCGATGAGGTTTGGCCCTCGAGCCCTACTGCTTCTAGGAATGATGATGAGGATGACAATATTTCTGTACAAATGACagaaaatattattacaagAAAACGTAGTTGTACTAGTTTTGATGAAATTAGTAGTcatgatgatgaggatgatgtTAATAATAATGGTGATAATGATCAGTTTCGTCATATGAGTAAGGAAGACATTGAGTTGGCTTTTAACATATGCCTAGAAAAGGAGAATACTTACCTTCCTAAACCTAACTACTTACAATATCTTTACTACAACAACTTGATCGTTGCTAGGTTTAGAACCATTCAGTGGTTTATCAAG TGCCGAAGTCGGTTTAATCTCTCGTTTGGAACTGTTTTTCATGCTACAAACTACCTCGATAGATTTATATCAATGAATCAGAATAGTATTAATAATATTACT GAATGGAAATACTGGATGATTGAGTTGTTGTCTATTGCCTGCTTTTCGATTGCCTCTAAGTTCATTGACACCAACCCTCCTATGCTCCATCAAATCAATCAG ATGGAAGATATGGAGCATTCATTTGAGGCCAGTGCCATTCAGAGAATGGAATTGAAAGTATTGGAGACATTAGATTGGCGCCTTGCTTGTACCTCTACTCATTCTTATCTCCAACTATTCATTCATCAACCTCACCTTCAACAACACATCATtattatacccaaaattaatcACTTTCTTCTTCGAGCCATTtcgg ATACCAAACTGGTGGAGTTTAGACCAAGTGTAGTTGCTGCATCAGCCATATGGTTTTGCCTAGATAGATTTCTTTCAACGTCATCATTAAATATCGATCATTACTCTCTTCTCACTCGTTTCTTTCACCAACATCAAAag GATGATATAATAAGGTGCCATAATATGATGGAAAAGCTGTGGAGTAGTAGTAATGAtggtgattattattattataattataattataatggcTGCCCTTCAAGTCCTACTACAGTGTTATTGAAAGACCGTAATAGCATACGTGATGATCATGAAATCTCTCCATTCCTAAAATGTTACGATAGTCCAAATAGACCAAGGAAGAAGCTAAGGACATGTTGTGATCAAGAGAAgatattattatga